The genomic region ACAGCCATCAACACCATGATGCTGAACAGCACAGGACCGATCAAGCCCATTTGCAAACCCACATTCAAAACCACCAACTCCATCAAACCTCTGGCATTCATCAGACCCGCCACACTGAGGGCCTGAGCAGGTGTTTCTCCAGAACGCCATGCGGCGTAACCACAACCCAACAATTTGCCTGCACAGGCCAGAACCACAATTCCTGCTGCTGCCAGCCAACTGTGCCATCCCTGAATCAATTGCATCTGGGTGTTCAGTCCTGACACCACGAAGAAAACTGGCAGCAACAAATGGGTGGTGAGGGGCACCATTTTTTCTTCCCATTCTTTGACCATCCACCCTCTGGGTGTGACGACCCCGAGCACAAAAGCCCCGAGCACAAAATGCAAACCCAGAGCTTCAGTCAACGCTGCATACAGAAACAACAAGACCAGAACAACAGGCAGACCATAAACCTGCTTTCCTTTTCCCTCAAGATGCTGCATCCATTTGGCCAGCAAAAGCTTCAGAACCCCAAAACTGAACACCAGCAAAACCACCAGTCCCACAGTCATCTGAAGGACTCCACTGGTGGAACCTCTGGCCAGAACCAGAACCCCCGCCAGAAGCATCCAAGCAAACGCATCGTCCATGGCTGCACTGGCCAGAGCAAGCCCACCCAACCTCGAACAGGTCATGCGAAATTCAGACAGGATGCGGGCCAGCACCGGAAAAGCCGTCACAGACATGGCCACCCCCAAGAAAAGAACCCCCACCCACGGGTTGCTGTTGTTTGGAAAAAAACCGGGGGTATCCAGCAGAACAACACCTGCAAACACCCCCAAAACCAGAGGCAACACCAGTCCGCCCAATGAAATGGAAAGGGCTTTGTGGCGCATTTTGCGGATCTGGGCAACGTCCAGTTCGAGACCCACCAGAAACATGAACAACACCAGTCCAATGCTGCTCAGGCCCTTCAACAGGTCCACGGTTGCGGCTGGAAACAATTGGTGTTGCCATGTGGGCAGCAACCATCCGAACAAAGACGGGCCCAGAGCAATGCCAGTCAAGATTTCGCCCACCACCTGAGGTTGCCCCCACCTCCGCATGGCCAAGCCCACCAGACGGGCGACCAGCACAATCACAGCAAGTTGTAAAAACATCAATGTCAGGTGCACAACACAACCATCCTTTTGAATTTGAAATCACCCATCCACAAACACGGCTTGATGTCCTTGCCTTTGAACAGACGACGCCCAGAGGCTGCACATGCAGCCCCTCTGGCTTTTTGAATTTTGAAAAAGCTCAACCGCTTACTAGACCAGAGCAGCTTGCACGTCAAAGGGCGGATCAGAGAGCAGCGTTTCCAAATCGCGCAAGGCAGGGTGGATGGGATTGAGGGGAGGCAATGCCGCAGAAACCACCCGACCATTTCGCAGGAAAAGCCTTCTCCAATCGGAGGGGTCCAGAGGCAACAGGGAATGCCGCTGCCTGCGACCTGCATCAATGCTGTGTGCATGCTTGGTGGGATCAATGCCGCTGGCAGCAGCAATCTGGGCTCCACGCTCTGCACCAAAATTGATGGGAATGGCTTCACTGAACTCTTTGGCACTCACTGACAGCCAGGCTTCTGTGTCCTGTTTGATGCGGTCTGCCAGCAAACGGATGCTGGATTCGGTGCACAGGCCTGCTTCACGCCGTTGCCAGTATTCCAGAAAGCGGTAGGCATGCCCGATCATTCCAGCCATTGCGCCAGCACTGGTCAGGAAATGACCATTTCCAAAAGAATCTCCGGCAATCACCCCATTGACAGCCACCCTCGCATCGTCACCCATGCGTTCAATCAAACTGAACAACCTCGGGCCGTACACCATCTGGACTTTGCGAAGGTCATCCGGTTCCACTTCAAGGATCAAAGCAGATTGCTCAATGTAAAAGTCATACAGCAAAATCTGGTAAGCCGAGAAATACTCTGGAGCATTCTTGCAGGTCCCTGCGGGCACCAATCCTGCTTCGATGGGACAGAAGCTCATGTGGTCTGGAACCTGCACCAAGACCCAACCCACCTCCGGATCGTTCTCGTGGCCCACTGCAATCTGGCGCACCCAGTACTCGTTGCCCTGTGCATCAAATTCAGAAGCGATGCGCCGCCTCAAACGACCATCCACCAGAATTTCCACCAGACCCGCAATGAAATCGGCCTGTGCCACCACTGGACCACGACCGTCCCCATGGTCCACTTTCACATCTTGCTGCTGGAATCCCAGTCGGGCGGCGTCGCTGCTGTGAAAACCCTGAGCAATGGACAACAACTCTGGCACACCCAGATCCATGGTCTCTGAGCCCGGCGTGCGCATGCGCATCAACTTGCCTTTGAAATCCATTTCGGTCACTTCTTCAATGCAAACCCTCATTTTTCCATCGGGTTGACGGATGAAGCCCTCACCTTCTGTTGCAATCACGCGGTGACGGTTGAAAATGCGCACCCGAGGCACACACCCCTTTTTGAGGTCCATCTCTTCGATCTTTTCCAGATAGCGGCGCAACAGAAGTTGAATGGAAACCGCAGAAGCCTGAAAGGTGGAGGGGCCATCCAACACAGCCTGCATGTCACTGCGGATTTTGGTGGGATCGGGTTGCCGGGGTGGCACAGGAGGCACCAGTTCGGTGATCACCCGGTTGGGCATTCCATCCTTCCAACGGTCATCGATGTATTCCACATGGTGGATGGTGCCCACAATGTGCTGGTCTTTGTCGTAGCCGTCAATCACTTCATCGGCAACAATGTCACCAGCACGGGTGCTCGGGTGGTAGAAACAATCGGCCAGACGAATCAAAGATCCATCATCTTTGGTGGGGATGCCTGCCTCACCATACCTTTCCAGCATCATCTGGTCGATCAGACCCAGTTGGTGGTACAGGTCTTCCCGGATGTTCCAGTGCACACCCAGGAAAGGATCTCCACGCATTTCCACACCCACAGAACGGCGCCCCATCGCCACCGCCCAGAGCATGGCGAGCATGTTGGTGCCACCCAAGCCAAGGGCCAAAAAGTCAGGATTGACTGCACCTGCCCTGGAGGTTTTGGGGCAGGTACGCCCCACATGTTTCTGTCTCGCCCGTTTGCTGGCAAGGTATTTGAGGGTCCCTTCGGAAGGCAGGGTTCGAGGGTGGGTTGAGGTTGAATCTGCAAGGTTTGCACTTTGCATGTCAGGTTGGTGTAAAGCATCAAAAGAGGCAGCATCAGGTTTCATCTTGAGATTCAGTATGCTCGGGTGATGTTTGACCGGTTGTGAGCACCGTCATGTCCAAAATGCTTTTTCAACCTGCGGAATTCGTGTAAGTTCATTCTGTGTAATTGCTGAATCCGAGCTGAAATTCCTGTTTGTTCTGGCTTTTGTCCCATCCCACACACCACATGACAACGACATTGGATGACATGCTTTGCTGTTTTGCTTGATGGATGGATTCACAAACAGGCTTTTTTTAGCAAAAGACGCTTATTTTGCATAAGGGACTTCCCTTACTCTGGATTAAGATCCAGGTTAAACTGAAAAATCTTCAGTCCTGAATGGCATTTTCAGGTCCAATCCACCATCACCTTCAAAGGCCGGGGGCCTTCAGCCATGCTTTCGAAGAGTGCAATCAAACCCGCTGCCTTGATGTGACAATCAAAAATCTTCACCAGAGGCATTTGCTGCTCCAGAGGCATCCTGAAAAAAATCCGGGCGTGGTCTTGATAACGCACCCCATCGCTGGAACCCACCACCGTCAATTCTCTGGAGTGAAATTCAGGTGCAAGCTGCAAACGGCCCCAATTGCCATCTGACAGAACCCCAATTTTGCCTCCCTGCACCATGGCCCTTTGCATGGAGAAAAACGCATCTGGATGCCCACTGCATTCCAGAGCAAACCGGTGGGTTTCATATGGGACTCTGTGCAAACTGCGGGCTCCAAGTTGTTCAGCAAGGTTTAACCGCTCTGAGATGGGATCAAAAACATCCACTTCATGGCCCAGTTGGATCAGGTTCCAGATGGACAGCAAGCCCATCACTCCGGCACCCACCACCAACACTCTGCTGTTTTTGAGGGGACGCAAGCGGTAAACCCCTTTGAAAGCGTCACAGGCCAGAATGGACAGCAAGGCCACCTCATCTGGAATGTGCTCGGGAACCGGGATCAGACGGCTGAATGGCCTGATCGCCTGATCTGAGTGACCATAAACATCCACAACACGCAACCCCACTGGAAAATGCTCAGGGTCGGTCGTCTCCTCTATTCGGGCAAGGCTTTCGTATCCCGAAGCTCTGGGAAAATCCACATCCACATTCCCGAGGTATTCCGACAAGGTGGATGAGACACTGACCGCCGTTTTCAAAGTGCGGAGTCTGGCATAACCTTGCAAAAGAGCTGGAGCAGGTGCCTCCACCCACTCCAGCCGTTGCTTTCCCGTCAAAAGCAATGTTTTGAACATCAAGAATCAGAAGGTGAAACGGACTCCGGCTTTCACACCAATGTTGTCAGGGGTGGCAAAATCTGTGAAAAGGACTTTGCTGTAAGCCACCTCCGCAAAAGCAGAAAGGCCAAGGGCCAGCTCAAACTCTGGGCTGACAAACACGTACCCACTGACCACCCAACCGTTGTTTTTGGTGTCGCGGAGCAACTCTGGACCTGCACCCACTTTGAGCTTAAAGCCCAGGGTGGCAGGCACATCTGCCGTCACTGCGGCTTTCACATTGAAGCCGGGATTGTTGCCTTGCTGTAAACCTGCTTCAATGCGGCTGCCCACCAGAAACCCACCCTGATCCAGATGAACGGAAAAGGATTGGTTGCTGAGGTTGCCACCACCGGTCAGGAAGTTGTATGAGGCACCAATGCCAAGGCTGGTCTGGGCCAGCGCAGAACTTGCACCAGCGAAAATCAACAGGGTGATCCATCTTTTCATAGCATGCAGTGTACTGTGTGGGAGCCAAAATGTCATGGAAGTGTTGCTAAAATTTTGTTTTTTCTTGTTCGTGAAATATATATCATTTACTTGGACTTGGTATAAATACATCTGCTTTCTCAGAAAAATCACATGGGGGAGTTTAATCTGATGAAGGGGCTGATACACCAACTGCACAGCCCAAAATGATTTAGCGTCACATCGACACCAAAATCCAAACAAGTCGGGTATTTGTCCTGATGGAATGGTGTTAAACTACTCAGCGGAGGAAATGACCATGAAAGTAGGCATTAACGGTTTCGGACGCATCGGACGCTTGGTCTTCCGTATTCTCGTCGAACGCGGCATTGAAGTTGTTGCCATCAACGACCTCACCGACAACAAAACCCTCGCAACCCTTCTCAAATACGACTCCACCGCTGGCCGTTTCAATGGCACCGTGGAATATGATGAAGAGTCCCTGACCGTCAACGGCAACAAAATTGCTGCTCTGGCCGTCAGAAACCCCGCTGAACTCCCCTGGAAAGACCTCGGCGTGGACCTGGTCATCGAGTCCACCGGCATCTTCACCAGCCGTGAAAAAGCTGGCCTGCACATCGAAGCCGGCGCCAAGAAAGTCCTGATCACCGCTCCTGCCAAAGGCGAAGACATCTCCATCGTCATGGGCGTGAACGAGCAGGACTACGATGGAGAGAAGCACAACATCATCTCCAACGCTTCTTGCACCACCAACTCCCTGGGCGCCCCCATGAAGCTGATCGACGAAGCCTTCGGCATCGAGAAAGCCATCATGACCACCGTGCACAGCTACACCAACGACCAGCGCGTGCTCGACCTGCCCCACTCCGACCTGCGCCGTGCCCGTGCTGCCGGAGTGAACATCATCCCCACCAGCACCGGTGCAGCCAAAGCCGTTTCTCAGGTTTACCCCAACCTGAAAGGCAAATTCGACGGCACCAGCCTTCGCGTTCCCACCCCCACTGGCTCGATCAGTGACGTTGTGGTGATCCTGAAGAAAGAAGTGACCGTTGCCGAAGTGAACGCTGTGTTCAAGGCTGCCGCTGAAGGTTCCCACAAAGGCATCATCAGCTACACCGAAGATCCCATCGTGCTGACCGACATCCAGGGTGACCCACACAGCGCCATCATCGACGGTGGCCTGACCATGACCATGGGCAACCTGGTCAAGTTCTTCAGCTGGTACGACAACGAGTGGGGCTACAGCAACCGCATTGCCGACCTCGTTCAACTGATTCAAAACAAAGCCTGATTTTCTGACCCCCCTGTCCGATGGACATCCCTTCACCTGTGTGAGGGGATAGGCGCAGCCTAGGGGGGTTTTTCTTCACAAAGACAAGAAAGACAAAGGAGTCATCATGAAACTTGAAGACCTCAATGTACAGGGCAAACGCGTGCTGGTCCGCGTCGATTACAACATCCCCATCAAAGATGGCGTGGCCCAAGACGAAACCCGAGTGGCCGCCTCCATTCCCACCCTGCAATACCTGCTGGATCAAGGGGCAAGCCTCGTGCTGTGCAGCCACCTCGGACGCCCCAAAAACGGACCCGAGCCCAAGTACAGCCTTGCACCTGTGGCCCCTCTGGTGGAAAAACACCTTGGTCGCCCCGTGAAATTCGTGGCAGGCAGCCCCGAGACCGAGGAAACCCTTGCTGCTGTGCAAGCCCTGCAACCCGGCGAAGTGGCCCTGATTGAAAACGTGCGCTTTGCTCCCGGCGAAGAGAAAAACAATCCTGAGTTGAGCGCCAAATTTGCCAAACTGGCAGATGCTTTCGTGCTGGATGCCTTCGGAAGCGCACACCGTGCACACAGCAGCGTCTCTGGCGTCGCCGAGATCCTCCCGTCTGCCGCTGGCTTCCTGCTGCAGAAAGAAGTGGACGCTCTGGGCAACCTGCTGGGCGAACCCGAGCGCCCCTACGTGGTGATCATCGGTGGAGCCAAAGTCTCTGACAAACTGCTGGTGATTGAAAACCTGCTGCC from Deinococcus misasensis DSM 22328 harbors:
- a CDS encoding cation:proton antiporter, translating into MHLTLMFLQLAVIVLVARLVGLAMRRWGQPQVVGEILTGIALGPSLFGWLLPTWQHQLFPAATVDLLKGLSSIGLVLFMFLVGLELDVAQIRKMRHKALSISLGGLVLPLVLGVFAGVVLLDTPGFFPNNSNPWVGVLFLGVAMSVTAFPVLARILSEFRMTCSRLGGLALASAAMDDAFAWMLLAGVLVLARGSTSGVLQMTVGLVVLLVFSFGVLKLLLAKWMQHLEGKGKQVYGLPVVLVLLFLYAALTEALGLHFVLGAFVLGVVTPRGWMVKEWEEKMVPLTTHLLLPVFFVVSGLNTQMQLIQGWHSWLAAAGIVVLACAGKLLGCGYAAWRSGETPAQALSVAGLMNARGLMELVVLNVGLQMGLIGPVLFSIMVLMAVVTTLMATPIFRLGLHLSRQEIGKVPARSAQSV
- the gap gene encoding type I glyceraldehyde-3-phosphate dehydrogenase; amino-acid sequence: MKVGINGFGRIGRLVFRILVERGIEVVAINDLTDNKTLATLLKYDSTAGRFNGTVEYDEESLTVNGNKIAALAVRNPAELPWKDLGVDLVIESTGIFTSREKAGLHIEAGAKKVLITAPAKGEDISIVMGVNEQDYDGEKHNIISNASCTTNSLGAPMKLIDEAFGIEKAIMTTVHSYTNDQRVLDLPHSDLRRARAAGVNIIPTSTGAAKAVSQVYPNLKGKFDGTSLRVPTPTGSISDVVVILKKEVTVAEVNAVFKAAAEGSHKGIISYTEDPIVLTDIQGDPHSAIIDGGLTMTMGNLVKFFSWYDNEWGYSNRIADLVQLIQNKA
- a CDS encoding phosphoglycerate kinase, producing MKLEDLNVQGKRVLVRVDYNIPIKDGVAQDETRVAASIPTLQYLLDQGASLVLCSHLGRPKNGPEPKYSLAPVAPLVEKHLGRPVKFVAGSPETEETLAAVQALQPGEVALIENVRFAPGEEKNNPELSAKFAKLADAFVLDAFGSAHRAHSSVSGVAEILPSAAGFLLQKEVDALGNLLGEPERPYVVIIGGAKVSDKLLVIENLLPKVDRILIGGGMAYTFVKAQGGKIGKSIHEDDFLDKANELLKTYGDKIVLPTDTLAGDAFSNDANTEVFDVFNIPDEWEGMDIGPASVEAFTTALQGAKTVFWNGPMGVFEFSKFANGTNSIAAAVAGLEGAYTLVGGGDSVSAINKSGQADRISHISTGGGASLELLEGKKLPGVEAVK